Proteins found in one Crassostrea angulata isolate pt1a10 chromosome 3, ASM2561291v2, whole genome shotgun sequence genomic segment:
- the LOC128176450 gene encoding aryl hydrocarbon receptor nuclear translocator homolog isoform X1, which yields MDYSDLPYQGPSKHCYDFNQGGGQSRQYAFPGVTPIPVAYTEMAIYGTPDNSKGGNRKRKGGSGRESDEEDGQGGGYNQEQADKERFARESHCEIERRRRNKMTSYINELCDMVPTCSTLARKPDKLTILRMAVSHMKTLRVAGNTSVDGSYKPSFLTDQELKHLILEAADGFLFVVQCDSGRLIYVSDSITQVLHQSQADWFGNSMYDLVHPDDVEKVREQLSTTESQNTGRILDLKTGTVKKDSHQTSIRLCMGSRRGFICRMKMGNMEVNTMSASHTHRARQRNTLGPSPDGNHYTVVHVTGYIKNWPPSGVQMDRDSDENSSTHCCLVGIGRLQVTSTPNCSDLMGPNGGTEFISRHNMDGKFTFVDQRVTAVLGYQPADLLGKTAFDFYHPEDKAHMKDTFDQVLKLKGQVMSIMYRFRASNHEWVWLRTSSFSFQNPYTDEVEYIVCTNTSAKSVQQGAGASTAPGMPSEQPQDPNPSMASFNTPPRGPMPTEMNMQSANKHDFREPFQDYSSVLTGARQVGRPEMYNYSSPSQMKYPGQNTATNMPMSQPSGVSGVRRSPNPGGWAGPAGFPQNQGGADFGSNPASGFSQISPNSSSPAGPPTYTQLGSQNIPSSQPNNFSHSSPPSSTGQGMWPQHWQGGAAEATQNPQGQPPPPPNGQQNEEFSDVLRMLDPPGQEFNDLSGMFNTFQD from the exons ATGGATTACTCTGATCTTCCATATCAGGGCCCCTCAAAGCATTGCTATGACTTCAATCAAGGTGGAGGTCAAAGTCGACAGTATGCATTTCCAGGGGTCACACCGATCCCTGTTGCATATACAGAGATGGCAATTTATG GGACACCTGATAATTCCAAAGGAGGGAATCGAAAACGCAAGGGTGGATCCGGGAGGGA GTCAGATGAAGAAGATGGGCAGGGAGGAGGCTATAACCAGGAACAGGCAGACAAAGAGAGATTtgccag AGAAAGCCACTGTGAGATTGAGAGAAGAAGGAGGAACAAGATGACCTCGTACATCAATGAATTGTGTGACATGGTGCCCACCTGTAGCACGCTCGCCCGCAAACCAGACAAGCTGACCATCCTTCGAATGGCCGTGTCCCACATGAAAACTCTAAGAG TAGCTGGAAACACCAGTGTGGACGGTTCTTACAAGCCCTCCTTTCTGACCGACCAGGAACTCAAACATCTGATTTTAGAG GCTGCCGATGGCTTCCTGTTTGTGGTTCAGTGCGACTCTGGTCGGCTCATTTACGTCTCCGATTCCATCACACAAGTCCTGCACCAGTCTCAG GCTGACTGGTTCGGAAACTCCATGTACGACTTGGTCCATCCGGACGATGTGGAGAAGGTGAGAGAACAGTTGTCCACAACAGAATCTCAGAACACAGGCAGAATCCTAGACCTGAAAA CTGGAACAGTAAAGAAAGATAGCCATCAAA CCTCCATTCGACTGTGTATGGGGTCGCGGCGGGGCTTTATTTGCAGAATGAAGATGGGCAACATGGAAGTGAACACCATGAGCGCGAGTCACACCCACCGGGCAAGACAGAGGAACACCCTGGGCCCCTCTCCCGACGGAAACCACTACACCGTGGTACATGTCACAGGCTACATCAAGAACTGGCCCCCCTCAG GTGTCCAGATGGACAGGGACTCGGACGAGAACTCAAGCACACACTGCTGTCTGGTGGGCATAGGTCGTCTCCAGGTTACGAGCACTCCAAACTGCAGCGACCTGATGGGACCAAACGGAGGCACTGAGTTCATCTCCAGGCACAACATGGATGGAAAGTTCACCTTTGTGGACCAAAG AGTGACAGCTGTTCTTGGTTACCAGCCAGCGGACCTCCTGGGAAAAACGGCTTTTGATTTCTATCACCCGGAGGACAAAGCGCACATGAAAGATACTTTTGATCAAG ttttgaagCTGAAGGGTCAGGTGATGTCCATCATGTACAGGTTCAGGGCCTCCAACCATGAGTGGGTGTGGCTTAGGACCAGCAGCTTCAGCTTCCAGAACCCGTACACTGACGAAGTGGAGTATATTGTCTGCACAAATACATCCGCTAA AAGTGTTCAGCAGGGAGCTGGTGCGTCCACTGCTCCAGGAATGCCAAGCGAACAACCACAAGATCCAAACCCGTCCATGGCCTCATTTAACACCCCTCCTAGGGGCCCCATGCCCACGGAAATGAACATGCAGTCAGCCAACAAGCACGACTTCCGGGAACCCTTCCAGGACTACAGCTCTGTTCTGACTG GAGCCAGACAAGTGGGCAGACCAGAGATGTACAATTATAGTTCACCTTCTCAAATGAAGTACCCTGGGCAGAACACAGCCACCAACATGCCTATGTCCCAGCCGTCCGGTGTTTCTGGGGTCAGGAGGAGTCCTAACCCTGGGGGTTGGGCAGGGCCCGCAGGCTTCCCTCAGAACcag GGAGGTGCTGATTTCGGCAGCAACCCTGCCTCAGGATTTTCTCAGATCAGTCCAAACAGTTCTTCACCAG CTGGCCCTCCTACCTATACTCAGCTAGGATCACAGAATATCCCCAGCTCACAGCCAAATAACTTTTCTCATTCCTCTCCCCCCTCTTCAACTGGGCAGGGCATGTGGCCCCAACACTGGCAGGGAGGGGCAGCAGAAGCCACACAGAACCCCCAAGGGCAGCCCCCACCTCCTCCCAATGGCCAGCAGAATGAGGAGTTCAGTGATGTTTTGCGCATGTTGGACCCCCCAGGCCAGGAGTTTAATGATCTCTCAGGGATGTTTAACACGTTCCAGGACTAA
- the LOC128176450 gene encoding aryl hydrocarbon receptor nuclear translocator homolog isoform X4: MKLSRFLQLEGTPDNSKGGNRKRKGGSGRESDEEDGQGGGYNQEQADKERFARESHCEIERRRRNKMTSYINELCDMVPTCSTLARKPDKLTILRMAVSHMKTLRVAGNTSVDGSYKPSFLTDQELKHLILEAADGFLFVVQCDSGRLIYVSDSITQVLHQSQADWFGNSMYDLVHPDDVEKVREQLSTTESQNTGRILDLKTGTVKKDSHQTSIRLCMGSRRGFICRMKMGNMEVNTMSASHTHRARQRNTLGPSPDGNHYTVVHVTGYIKNWPPSGVQMDRDSDENSSTHCCLVGIGRLQVTSTPNCSDLMGPNGGTEFISRHNMDGKFTFVDQRVTAVLGYQPADLLGKTAFDFYHPEDKAHMKDTFDQVLKLKGQVMSIMYRFRASNHEWVWLRTSSFSFQNPYTDEVEYIVCTNTSAKSVQQGAGASTAPGMPSEQPQDPNPSMASFNTPPRGPMPTEMNMQSANKHDFREPFQDYSSVLTGARQVGRPEMYNYSSPSQMKYPGQNTATNMPMSQPSGVSGVRRSPNPGGWAGPAGFPQNQGGADFGSNPASGFSQISPNSSSPAGPPTYTQLGSQNIPSSQPNNFSHSSPPSSTGQGMWPQHWQGGAAEATQNPQGQPPPPPNGQQNEEFSDVLRMLDPPGQEFNDLSGMFNTFQD, encoded by the exons ATGAAATTGTCAAGGTTTTTACAGTTAGAAG GGACACCTGATAATTCCAAAGGAGGGAATCGAAAACGCAAGGGTGGATCCGGGAGGGA GTCAGATGAAGAAGATGGGCAGGGAGGAGGCTATAACCAGGAACAGGCAGACAAAGAGAGATTtgccag AGAAAGCCACTGTGAGATTGAGAGAAGAAGGAGGAACAAGATGACCTCGTACATCAATGAATTGTGTGACATGGTGCCCACCTGTAGCACGCTCGCCCGCAAACCAGACAAGCTGACCATCCTTCGAATGGCCGTGTCCCACATGAAAACTCTAAGAG TAGCTGGAAACACCAGTGTGGACGGTTCTTACAAGCCCTCCTTTCTGACCGACCAGGAACTCAAACATCTGATTTTAGAG GCTGCCGATGGCTTCCTGTTTGTGGTTCAGTGCGACTCTGGTCGGCTCATTTACGTCTCCGATTCCATCACACAAGTCCTGCACCAGTCTCAG GCTGACTGGTTCGGAAACTCCATGTACGACTTGGTCCATCCGGACGATGTGGAGAAGGTGAGAGAACAGTTGTCCACAACAGAATCTCAGAACACAGGCAGAATCCTAGACCTGAAAA CTGGAACAGTAAAGAAAGATAGCCATCAAA CCTCCATTCGACTGTGTATGGGGTCGCGGCGGGGCTTTATTTGCAGAATGAAGATGGGCAACATGGAAGTGAACACCATGAGCGCGAGTCACACCCACCGGGCAAGACAGAGGAACACCCTGGGCCCCTCTCCCGACGGAAACCACTACACCGTGGTACATGTCACAGGCTACATCAAGAACTGGCCCCCCTCAG GTGTCCAGATGGACAGGGACTCGGACGAGAACTCAAGCACACACTGCTGTCTGGTGGGCATAGGTCGTCTCCAGGTTACGAGCACTCCAAACTGCAGCGACCTGATGGGACCAAACGGAGGCACTGAGTTCATCTCCAGGCACAACATGGATGGAAAGTTCACCTTTGTGGACCAAAG AGTGACAGCTGTTCTTGGTTACCAGCCAGCGGACCTCCTGGGAAAAACGGCTTTTGATTTCTATCACCCGGAGGACAAAGCGCACATGAAAGATACTTTTGATCAAG ttttgaagCTGAAGGGTCAGGTGATGTCCATCATGTACAGGTTCAGGGCCTCCAACCATGAGTGGGTGTGGCTTAGGACCAGCAGCTTCAGCTTCCAGAACCCGTACACTGACGAAGTGGAGTATATTGTCTGCACAAATACATCCGCTAA AAGTGTTCAGCAGGGAGCTGGTGCGTCCACTGCTCCAGGAATGCCAAGCGAACAACCACAAGATCCAAACCCGTCCATGGCCTCATTTAACACCCCTCCTAGGGGCCCCATGCCCACGGAAATGAACATGCAGTCAGCCAACAAGCACGACTTCCGGGAACCCTTCCAGGACTACAGCTCTGTTCTGACTG GAGCCAGACAAGTGGGCAGACCAGAGATGTACAATTATAGTTCACCTTCTCAAATGAAGTACCCTGGGCAGAACACAGCCACCAACATGCCTATGTCCCAGCCGTCCGGTGTTTCTGGGGTCAGGAGGAGTCCTAACCCTGGGGGTTGGGCAGGGCCCGCAGGCTTCCCTCAGAACcag GGAGGTGCTGATTTCGGCAGCAACCCTGCCTCAGGATTTTCTCAGATCAGTCCAAACAGTTCTTCACCAG CTGGCCCTCCTACCTATACTCAGCTAGGATCACAGAATATCCCCAGCTCACAGCCAAATAACTTTTCTCATTCCTCTCCCCCCTCTTCAACTGGGCAGGGCATGTGGCCCCAACACTGGCAGGGAGGGGCAGCAGAAGCCACACAGAACCCCCAAGGGCAGCCCCCACCTCCTCCCAATGGCCAGCAGAATGAGGAGTTCAGTGATGTTTTGCGCATGTTGGACCCCCCAGGCCAGGAGTTTAATGATCTCTCAGGGATGTTTAACACGTTCCAGGACTAA
- the LOC128176450 gene encoding aryl hydrocarbon receptor nuclear translocator homolog isoform X3, with translation MSASSTMSPGPSGGGTPDNSKGGNRKRKGGSGRESDEEDGQGGGYNQEQADKERFARESHCEIERRRRNKMTSYINELCDMVPTCSTLARKPDKLTILRMAVSHMKTLRVAGNTSVDGSYKPSFLTDQELKHLILEAADGFLFVVQCDSGRLIYVSDSITQVLHQSQADWFGNSMYDLVHPDDVEKVREQLSTTESQNTGRILDLKTGTVKKDSHQTSIRLCMGSRRGFICRMKMGNMEVNTMSASHTHRARQRNTLGPSPDGNHYTVVHVTGYIKNWPPSGVQMDRDSDENSSTHCCLVGIGRLQVTSTPNCSDLMGPNGGTEFISRHNMDGKFTFVDQRVTAVLGYQPADLLGKTAFDFYHPEDKAHMKDTFDQVLKLKGQVMSIMYRFRASNHEWVWLRTSSFSFQNPYTDEVEYIVCTNTSAKSVQQGAGASTAPGMPSEQPQDPNPSMASFNTPPRGPMPTEMNMQSANKHDFREPFQDYSSVLTGARQVGRPEMYNYSSPSQMKYPGQNTATNMPMSQPSGVSGVRRSPNPGGWAGPAGFPQNQGGADFGSNPASGFSQISPNSSSPAGPPTYTQLGSQNIPSSQPNNFSHSSPPSSTGQGMWPQHWQGGAAEATQNPQGQPPPPPNGQQNEEFSDVLRMLDPPGQEFNDLSGMFNTFQD, from the exons GGACACCTGATAATTCCAAAGGAGGGAATCGAAAACGCAAGGGTGGATCCGGGAGGGA GTCAGATGAAGAAGATGGGCAGGGAGGAGGCTATAACCAGGAACAGGCAGACAAAGAGAGATTtgccag AGAAAGCCACTGTGAGATTGAGAGAAGAAGGAGGAACAAGATGACCTCGTACATCAATGAATTGTGTGACATGGTGCCCACCTGTAGCACGCTCGCCCGCAAACCAGACAAGCTGACCATCCTTCGAATGGCCGTGTCCCACATGAAAACTCTAAGAG TAGCTGGAAACACCAGTGTGGACGGTTCTTACAAGCCCTCCTTTCTGACCGACCAGGAACTCAAACATCTGATTTTAGAG GCTGCCGATGGCTTCCTGTTTGTGGTTCAGTGCGACTCTGGTCGGCTCATTTACGTCTCCGATTCCATCACACAAGTCCTGCACCAGTCTCAG GCTGACTGGTTCGGAAACTCCATGTACGACTTGGTCCATCCGGACGATGTGGAGAAGGTGAGAGAACAGTTGTCCACAACAGAATCTCAGAACACAGGCAGAATCCTAGACCTGAAAA CTGGAACAGTAAAGAAAGATAGCCATCAAA CCTCCATTCGACTGTGTATGGGGTCGCGGCGGGGCTTTATTTGCAGAATGAAGATGGGCAACATGGAAGTGAACACCATGAGCGCGAGTCACACCCACCGGGCAAGACAGAGGAACACCCTGGGCCCCTCTCCCGACGGAAACCACTACACCGTGGTACATGTCACAGGCTACATCAAGAACTGGCCCCCCTCAG GTGTCCAGATGGACAGGGACTCGGACGAGAACTCAAGCACACACTGCTGTCTGGTGGGCATAGGTCGTCTCCAGGTTACGAGCACTCCAAACTGCAGCGACCTGATGGGACCAAACGGAGGCACTGAGTTCATCTCCAGGCACAACATGGATGGAAAGTTCACCTTTGTGGACCAAAG AGTGACAGCTGTTCTTGGTTACCAGCCAGCGGACCTCCTGGGAAAAACGGCTTTTGATTTCTATCACCCGGAGGACAAAGCGCACATGAAAGATACTTTTGATCAAG ttttgaagCTGAAGGGTCAGGTGATGTCCATCATGTACAGGTTCAGGGCCTCCAACCATGAGTGGGTGTGGCTTAGGACCAGCAGCTTCAGCTTCCAGAACCCGTACACTGACGAAGTGGAGTATATTGTCTGCACAAATACATCCGCTAA AAGTGTTCAGCAGGGAGCTGGTGCGTCCACTGCTCCAGGAATGCCAAGCGAACAACCACAAGATCCAAACCCGTCCATGGCCTCATTTAACACCCCTCCTAGGGGCCCCATGCCCACGGAAATGAACATGCAGTCAGCCAACAAGCACGACTTCCGGGAACCCTTCCAGGACTACAGCTCTGTTCTGACTG GAGCCAGACAAGTGGGCAGACCAGAGATGTACAATTATAGTTCACCTTCTCAAATGAAGTACCCTGGGCAGAACACAGCCACCAACATGCCTATGTCCCAGCCGTCCGGTGTTTCTGGGGTCAGGAGGAGTCCTAACCCTGGGGGTTGGGCAGGGCCCGCAGGCTTCCCTCAGAACcag GGAGGTGCTGATTTCGGCAGCAACCCTGCCTCAGGATTTTCTCAGATCAGTCCAAACAGTTCTTCACCAG CTGGCCCTCCTACCTATACTCAGCTAGGATCACAGAATATCCCCAGCTCACAGCCAAATAACTTTTCTCATTCCTCTCCCCCCTCTTCAACTGGGCAGGGCATGTGGCCCCAACACTGGCAGGGAGGGGCAGCAGAAGCCACACAGAACCCCCAAGGGCAGCCCCCACCTCCTCCCAATGGCCAGCAGAATGAGGAGTTCAGTGATGTTTTGCGCATGTTGGACCCCCCAGGCCAGGAGTTTAATGATCTCTCAGGGATGTTTAACACGTTCCAGGACTAA
- the LOC128176450 gene encoding aryl hydrocarbon receptor nuclear translocator homolog isoform X2, translating to MDYSDLPYQGPSKHCYDFNQGGGQSRQYAFPGVTPIPVAYTEMAIYGTPDNSKGGNRKRKGGSGRESDEEDGQGGGYNQEQADKERFARESHCEIERRRRNKMTSYINELCDMVPTCSTLARKPDKLTILRMAVSHMKTLRAGNTSVDGSYKPSFLTDQELKHLILEAADGFLFVVQCDSGRLIYVSDSITQVLHQSQADWFGNSMYDLVHPDDVEKVREQLSTTESQNTGRILDLKTGTVKKDSHQTSIRLCMGSRRGFICRMKMGNMEVNTMSASHTHRARQRNTLGPSPDGNHYTVVHVTGYIKNWPPSGVQMDRDSDENSSTHCCLVGIGRLQVTSTPNCSDLMGPNGGTEFISRHNMDGKFTFVDQRVTAVLGYQPADLLGKTAFDFYHPEDKAHMKDTFDQVLKLKGQVMSIMYRFRASNHEWVWLRTSSFSFQNPYTDEVEYIVCTNTSAKSVQQGAGASTAPGMPSEQPQDPNPSMASFNTPPRGPMPTEMNMQSANKHDFREPFQDYSSVLTGARQVGRPEMYNYSSPSQMKYPGQNTATNMPMSQPSGVSGVRRSPNPGGWAGPAGFPQNQGGADFGSNPASGFSQISPNSSSPAGPPTYTQLGSQNIPSSQPNNFSHSSPPSSTGQGMWPQHWQGGAAEATQNPQGQPPPPPNGQQNEEFSDVLRMLDPPGQEFNDLSGMFNTFQD from the exons ATGGATTACTCTGATCTTCCATATCAGGGCCCCTCAAAGCATTGCTATGACTTCAATCAAGGTGGAGGTCAAAGTCGACAGTATGCATTTCCAGGGGTCACACCGATCCCTGTTGCATATACAGAGATGGCAATTTATG GGACACCTGATAATTCCAAAGGAGGGAATCGAAAACGCAAGGGTGGATCCGGGAGGGA GTCAGATGAAGAAGATGGGCAGGGAGGAGGCTATAACCAGGAACAGGCAGACAAAGAGAGATTtgccag AGAAAGCCACTGTGAGATTGAGAGAAGAAGGAGGAACAAGATGACCTCGTACATCAATGAATTGTGTGACATGGTGCCCACCTGTAGCACGCTCGCCCGCAAACCAGACAAGCTGACCATCCTTCGAATGGCCGTGTCCCACATGAAAACTCTAAGAG CTGGAAACACCAGTGTGGACGGTTCTTACAAGCCCTCCTTTCTGACCGACCAGGAACTCAAACATCTGATTTTAGAG GCTGCCGATGGCTTCCTGTTTGTGGTTCAGTGCGACTCTGGTCGGCTCATTTACGTCTCCGATTCCATCACACAAGTCCTGCACCAGTCTCAG GCTGACTGGTTCGGAAACTCCATGTACGACTTGGTCCATCCGGACGATGTGGAGAAGGTGAGAGAACAGTTGTCCACAACAGAATCTCAGAACACAGGCAGAATCCTAGACCTGAAAA CTGGAACAGTAAAGAAAGATAGCCATCAAA CCTCCATTCGACTGTGTATGGGGTCGCGGCGGGGCTTTATTTGCAGAATGAAGATGGGCAACATGGAAGTGAACACCATGAGCGCGAGTCACACCCACCGGGCAAGACAGAGGAACACCCTGGGCCCCTCTCCCGACGGAAACCACTACACCGTGGTACATGTCACAGGCTACATCAAGAACTGGCCCCCCTCAG GTGTCCAGATGGACAGGGACTCGGACGAGAACTCAAGCACACACTGCTGTCTGGTGGGCATAGGTCGTCTCCAGGTTACGAGCACTCCAAACTGCAGCGACCTGATGGGACCAAACGGAGGCACTGAGTTCATCTCCAGGCACAACATGGATGGAAAGTTCACCTTTGTGGACCAAAG AGTGACAGCTGTTCTTGGTTACCAGCCAGCGGACCTCCTGGGAAAAACGGCTTTTGATTTCTATCACCCGGAGGACAAAGCGCACATGAAAGATACTTTTGATCAAG ttttgaagCTGAAGGGTCAGGTGATGTCCATCATGTACAGGTTCAGGGCCTCCAACCATGAGTGGGTGTGGCTTAGGACCAGCAGCTTCAGCTTCCAGAACCCGTACACTGACGAAGTGGAGTATATTGTCTGCACAAATACATCCGCTAA AAGTGTTCAGCAGGGAGCTGGTGCGTCCACTGCTCCAGGAATGCCAAGCGAACAACCACAAGATCCAAACCCGTCCATGGCCTCATTTAACACCCCTCCTAGGGGCCCCATGCCCACGGAAATGAACATGCAGTCAGCCAACAAGCACGACTTCCGGGAACCCTTCCAGGACTACAGCTCTGTTCTGACTG GAGCCAGACAAGTGGGCAGACCAGAGATGTACAATTATAGTTCACCTTCTCAAATGAAGTACCCTGGGCAGAACACAGCCACCAACATGCCTATGTCCCAGCCGTCCGGTGTTTCTGGGGTCAGGAGGAGTCCTAACCCTGGGGGTTGGGCAGGGCCCGCAGGCTTCCCTCAGAACcag GGAGGTGCTGATTTCGGCAGCAACCCTGCCTCAGGATTTTCTCAGATCAGTCCAAACAGTTCTTCACCAG CTGGCCCTCCTACCTATACTCAGCTAGGATCACAGAATATCCCCAGCTCACAGCCAAATAACTTTTCTCATTCCTCTCCCCCCTCTTCAACTGGGCAGGGCATGTGGCCCCAACACTGGCAGGGAGGGGCAGCAGAAGCCACACAGAACCCCCAAGGGCAGCCCCCACCTCCTCCCAATGGCCAGCAGAATGAGGAGTTCAGTGATGTTTTGCGCATGTTGGACCCCCCAGGCCAGGAGTTTAATGATCTCTCAGGGATGTTTAACACGTTCCAGGACTAA